GCCGCCCAGCTCTCGATCGTCAACTGCCTCGCCTGCGTCAAGAGTCTGGTCGGGGATCTGGGTCGGGTAGACCAGGTGGTGAAGCTTCTGGGGTTTGTCGCCTGCGTGGACGGATTCACGCGCCAGCCCTGGGTCATCAACGGGGCCTCGGAGCTGCTCATCCGGCTCTACGGGGACCGGGGCCGTCACGCCCGCTCCGCCATCGGGACGAACCAGCTGCCGCTCGACATCCCGGTCGAGGTGGAGCTCGTCGTTCGGGTCCGAGACTAATGCAAACGACCGCATGAACGTGACACGGTCCGGGTCCTGTCGCCGGCGCCACCCGGACCGTCTGTCACATGAATGATCGCGTTGGTATTAGCGGGGGCGCTCGGCCAGGGCGAGGGTCTTGGTCAGGGTCTCGCCGCCGCGGAAGATGGTGAGCCGGAGCTCGTCCCCGATCTTGAGTCCGGCGAGCGCCTTGAAGAATTCCTCGGAGGTCCGGATCGGCTGGCCGTTGACCTGGGTGATGATGTCGCCCCCCAGCAGGAACCGGATCCCGTTCACGGTCACGTCCAGCGTCCCCTCGCGGATGCCCGCCTGCTCGGCCGGGCTCCCCTTCCCCACGTCCTCCACGAGGAAGCCGGAGGTGAGGGGGACGTTGAAGACCTTCCGCAGGCCCTCATCCACGAACTTCCCGTTGATGCCGATCCAGGGCCGGATGACCCGCCCCTCCTTGAGGAGTTGCGGCAGGACCGCCTTCACCGTGTCGATGGGGATCGCAAACGCGATAGACTGGGCCCCCTGGATGATGGCGGTATTCAGCCCGACGGCTTCTCCTTCCGAGGTGAGCAGTGGGCCGCCGCTGTTGCCCACGTTGATCGCGGCATCGGTCTGGATGACATGGCCCGCGATGGTCTCCCGGGTTGTCGGGAGGAGCCGGTCCAGGCCGCTCACCACTCCGATCGTGAGGGTCTGGCTCAAGCCGAAGGGGTTGCCGATGGCCAGGACCTTCTGCCCGATCCGAAGGCCGGCGGACCCTCCGAGCGGGATGACGGTCAGGTCGGACGGAGGGTTCTCGATCTGGAGGACCGCCACGTCCGTGGCGGCGTCCAGGCCGACCACGCGGGCCTTGCGGCGCTCCCCCGCGATGGTGACGAGGATGTCTTCGCTCCCCTCCACCACATGGGCGTTCGTCAAGATGTGTCCCTCATCGCTGACGATGAAGCCGGAGCCGACTCCCCGCCGGGCGGTCGCCGGGGCGGGCCCCTCGTGGGCAAAGACCGTGGTGATGTAGACCACCCCCCGGGCCAGGCGCTCAAAGACGGCGATGGTGTTCTCCTCGTCCGGGGTCAGGGCCGCCGCCCGGGGGGCTGGCGCCATCGCGACCAGCAGCAGGAGCAGTGCCCGCCCCGTCCCCTTGCGACGCTCCCGGTCGCTCATCGTCCCCCCCCTCCATGCCTTTGGGGAAGCCGCCCGGCGCCGGTCACGGGCGCCCCACCTCCTGGGGGCTCAGGACCTGGACCATGGCCGCGTGGAGGAGCCCGTTGCTGGCCACGATCTCCCCCCGGTGGATGTCCAGAGGGTTGCCGGCATAATCGCTCACCCGCCCCCCGGCTTCCTGGACCAGGAGTGCCCCCGCCGCCAGGTCCCAGGCGTGGATCTTGTCCTCCCAAAACCCGTCCAGGCGTCCCGCGGCGACGTAGGCCAGGTCCAGGGCCGCCGAGCCCGGGCGCCGGACGGCCTGTGCCCGGACCAGGAAGGCCTGGAAGCGGGCGACCACCCTGCTCGGGGCCTCGCGGATGTCGTAGGGGAACCCGGTGCAGAGCAGGGCGTCCGTCAACGCCGAGATGGCCGAGACCTTGAGCGGCGCGTCGTTCATCCGCGCGCCCGCCCCCCGCTCCGCGACGAAGCACTCGTCCCGGTTCGGGTCGTAGACGACCCCGGCCGCCAGCTCCCCCCGGACCGTGACCGCGATGGACACGCTGTAGAAGGGGAAGCCGTGGGCGAAGTTGGTGGTCCCGTCCAGCGGGTCCAGAATCCAGCAGACATCCGCGGCCCCCGCGTGACCCCGCCCCTCCTCCGAGAGGATGCTGTGGGAGGGAAAGCGGGAGCGGATCAGCGAGACGAGGAGCGCCTCCGATCGGCGGTCCCCGTCGGTGACCAGGTTGATGGCTCCCTTGTGGTCGATCGTCCGGGGGCGGGTCTGGAGTTCCCGCAGCAGGGCGCCCGCGGCGCGGGCGGCCTCGATGGCGGTCGGGAGGAGGTCGGCCATCACGGCTCCTTTCCGGGAGCCGCACTCTAGCACGCGCCCGGGAGGACCGACAAGGCCGACGCGGTTGCGGGGGGCGCACCGGGGGGCTATGATGGAATCCCGGAGGCGCCATGGATCCCACCACGCGGACGGCGGCGGACCAGTTCGGCCGCCAGGCGGCCCACTACACGACGAGCCGGGCGCACGGCAGCGGTGACAGCCTCGCGGTCATGGTGGCCCTGGCGCACCTCACGGGGACCGAGCGGGTCCTGGACGTGGCGACCGGGACCGGGTTCAACGCGTTTGCCTTCGCCGCGGGGGCGTGCTGGGTCGTGGCCCTGGACCTGACCGCCGCGATGCTCGCGCAGGCCCGTCACTTGGCAGGCGAGCGTTCTATCGGCAACGTGGCCTTCGCCCAGGGCCTGGCCGATGCCCTCCCCTTTGTCGCCTCCGCCTTCGACGTGACGACCTGCCGCATCGCCCCGCACCACTTCCCCTCCGTTCCCAACTTCCTGGCCGAGGTGGTCCGGGTGACCCGGCCCGGCGGCCGGGTCATCCTGGGGGACACCACCTCCCCGGAGGAGCCCGCGCTCGCCGCCTGGCACAACAGGGTGGAGGCGCTGCGCGATCCCTCCCACGTCCGCAACTACACCGCCTCCGAGTGGCGGGCATTCGCCGAAAGGGCAGGCCTCACCGTGACGGCCCTGGATACCTCCTGCTCCTCGCGCCTCTGCTTCGGGGACTGGGTGGCGCGGGGGGGGACCGGTCCGGGCCGCGGCCCTTCGGGAGGCCTTCGCGAGCCCGCCCCCCGGGGCGGTTTCCGCCTTCGGGCTCCAGGGGGAGGGGGACGCGCGGGAGTTCGCCTGGCCCATCACGGTCGTGGTGGCCGTCCGCCCGTGAGCCCCCCGCCCTGGACGGGCGAGCAGGTCCGCTGGTACATGGCGGCCCTGCGCCTGAGCGACTTCCCCCGGCAGGTGATGGCCGCCCTGGAGCCGCTCCTCGCTGGCTGCCGGAGCGCCCTGGACGTGGGGGCGGGCTGTGGCGCCCTCACGCTTCCGCTGGCGCGGCGCCTGCGGAGGGTCACCGCGCTCGAGCCCGCCCCGGCCATGGTGACGGCGCTCCGTCGGCGCCTGGCCCGGGCCCGCCTTGCGAACGTCCGGATCCTCCCCAGGGCGTGGGGGGAGGGAGCAGTCGGACGCCACGACCTGCTCCTGGCGGCGAACGTCCCCCTCCCCTGGCACCGGCCGGCCGACCTGGTGGCCGGCCTGGAGCGGGCCGCTGCCCGGCGCATCGTGCTCCTCCATCGGGTGGATACCGGCCGGGACAAGTTCTACTTCGACGAGCTGTACCCCCTCCTCTTCAACCAGCCCTCCCCGAGGAAGCGGGATTACCGGGAGGTGCTTGGCGCGCTGCAGCGCCTCGGGATCCACGCCGAGGTGCGGGTGGTCGCGTACGCCTTCGACCAGCCCTTTGCCGACCTGGACGAGGCAGTCCGGTTCTGGAAGCACTACCTGGGGCTCCGCCTGGATCCCTCCCGGGACGGGCGCCTCCGCGCCTTCCTGCGGGGGCGCCTTCGGCCCTGGCGGGGAGGATGGCGGGCGCCCATCCGGAAGCGAAGCGCCCTCCTCTCGTGGGCCCCGGGCGGCCGTTGACAGGTCCCCGCCGGCTTGGTACTCTTTCTGCATAGAGGGAAGGGCAGGGAGCTTATCTTCAAGCCCCCCGCCCTAATTTTTTCCCCGGCTCCGCCGAGGCGAAGCCGGGAGGAAGGTACCTGGGATGCGGCTCGACCGATTCACCATCCGCTCGCGGGAGGCGCTGGAGAAGGCCCAGCGGCATGCCTCCGAGATGGCCCATCAGGCCGTGGACGTGGAACACCTCCTCCTCGCCCTCCTCGGCCAGCAGGATGGCATCGTGGCCCCCCTGCTGCGGCGCCTCGGAGTCAACCTCTCCCAGGTGACCCACGCCCTGGAGGAGGCCGTGAAGAAGCTCCCCCAGGTCGCCGGCGCCTCGAGCCAGTACGTCACCCCCCGCCTCCAGAAGGTCCTCGAGGGGGCGGAGCGGGAGATGGCGCGTCTGAAGGACGAGTACGTGAGCACCGAGCACCTGCTCCTCGCCGCCGCCGAGGGCGCCGGGGACCCCGCCGAGCGGATCCTGCGGGAGG
The DNA window shown above is from Candidatus Methylomirabilis sp. and carries:
- a CDS encoding inositol monophosphatase family protein; translation: MADLLPTAIEAARAAGALLRELQTRPRTIDHKGAINLVTDGDRRSEALLVSLIRSRFPSHSILSEEGRGHAGAADVCWILDPLDGTTNFAHGFPFYSVSIAVTVRGELAAGVVYDPNRDECFVAERGAGARMNDAPLKVSAISALTDALLCTGFPYDIREAPSRVVARFQAFLVRAQAVRRPGSAALDLAYVAAGRLDGFWEDKIHAWDLAAGALLVQEAGGRVSDYAGNPLDIHRGEIVASNGLLHAAMVQVLSPQEVGRP
- a CDS encoding methyltransferase domain-containing protein, producing the protein MDPTTRTAADQFGRQAAHYTTSRAHGSGDSLAVMVALAHLTGTERVLDVATGTGFNAFAFAAGACWVVALDLTAAMLAQARHLAGERSIGNVAFAQGLADALPFVASAFDVTTCRIAPHHFPSVPNFLAEVVRVTRPGGRVILGDTTSPEEPALAAWHNRVEALRDPSHVRNYTASEWRAFAERAGLTVTALDTSCSSRLCFGDWVARGGTGPGRGPSGGLREPAPRGGFRLRAPGGGGRAGVRLAHHGRGGRPPVSPPPWTGEQVRWYMAALRLSDFPRQVMAALEPLLAGCRSALDVGAGCGALTLPLARRLRRVTALEPAPAMVTALRRRLARARLANVRILPRAWGEGAVGRHDLLLAANVPLPWHRPADLVAGLERAAARRIVLLHRVDTGRDKFYFDELYPLLFNQPSPRKRDYREVLGALQRLGIHAEVRVVAYAFDQPFADLDEAVRFWKHYLGLRLDPSRDGRLRAFLRGRLRPWRGGWRAPIRKRSALLSWAPGGR
- a CDS encoding trypsin-like peptidase domain-containing protein, encoding MSDRERRKGTGRALLLLLVAMAPAPRAAALTPDEENTIAVFERLARGVVYITTVFAHEGPAPATARRGVGSGFIVSDEGHILTNAHVVEGSEDILVTIAGERRKARVVGLDAATDVAVLQIENPPSDLTVIPLGGSAGLRIGQKVLAIGNPFGLSQTLTIGVVSGLDRLLPTTRETIAGHVIQTDAAINVGNSGGPLLTSEGEAVGLNTAIIQGAQSIAFAIPIDTVKAVLPQLLKEGRVIRPWIGINGKFVDEGLRKVFNVPLTSGFLVEDVGKGSPAEQAGIREGTLDVTVNGIRFLLGGDIITQVNGQPIRTSEEFFKALAGLKIGDELRLTIFRGGETLTKTLALAERPR
- a CDS encoding Clp protease N-terminal domain-containing protein, which gives rise to MRLDRFTIRSREALEKAQRHASEMAHQAVDVEHLLLALLGQQDGIVAPLLRRLGVNLSQVTHALEEAVKKLPQVAGASSQYVTPRLQKVLEGAEREMARLKDEYVSTEHLLLAAAEGAGDPAERILREAGVSPDGLYAALAEVRGGQRVADPSPEEKYQALERYGRDLTDLARRGKLDPVIGRDDEIRRVVQVLARRTKNNPVLIGEPGVGKTAIVEGLAQRIVAGDVPEGLKGKRV
- a CDS encoding RidA family protein, encoding MQAPRPVAAYVPAVRTGDLIFTAGQGPMVDGKPKYVGKVGGELTEEQGYQAAQLSIVNCLACVKSLVGDLGRVDQVVKLLGFVACVDGFTRQPWVINGASELLIRLYGDRGRHARSAIGTNQLPLDIPVEVELVVRVRD